A genomic segment from Xiphophorus maculatus strain JP 163 A chromosome 6, X_maculatus-5.0-male, whole genome shotgun sequence encodes:
- the LOC102236062 gene encoding epidermal growth factor receptor isoform X1 translates to MTPHFPYRSFENTMAARFLRWISLTSLLCFGSCVLAEKKVCQGFSNRVNLMDNKEDHYLNMVKTYSNCTIVLENLEITHVDENRDLSFLKSIEEVSGYVLIALNTVSRIPLENLRIIRGHSLYEEKFALSVLANIDKNTGQGTTELLLTSLTEILRGGVKFLNNKLCNVETIQWFDIVNADTKPSMELQVAGNNPLCNKCHSSCYNGSCWAPGAENCQTLTKLNCAQQCSKRCKGPSPSDCCNEHCAAGCTGPTAADCLACRDFQDDGVCKDSCPGLMRYDPNLHQLVPNPQGKYNFGATCVKNCPHNYVVTDHGACVRTCSGNTYEVEEGGIRKCAKCNGLCPKVCNGLGYGDLTYILSVNATNIGSFKNCTKITGDITILRTSIHGDPYTKTPKMEPAQLDVFKTVKEITGHLWIQDWPKSMNSLSPFENLEIIRGRTKRGSRSLVVTLLDIDYLGFRSLKEISDGDVVIIKNHNLCYMDDSYWKRFFKSGGQTATVNENANATICVLRNKTCDRKCTADGCWGLGPDMCFACRDYSRGGSCVDFCNILEGEPREAVMNKTCMECDPECLRMNGTATCQAPGPGNCTKCANFQDGLYCVPRCPQGVPGEGDTLVWKYVDEKRVCQLCHKNCTKGCVGPGPEGCQGERPSGLSIIAAGVVGGLLAVLIAGLSVFVLLRRRHIKRKRTMRRLLQERALVEPLTPSGQAPNQALLRILKEPEFKKIKVLGSGAFGTVYKGLWVPEGEDVKIPVAIKVLREATSPKANQEILDEAYVMASVEHPHVCRLLGICLTSTVQLITQLMPYGCLLDYVKEKKDNIGSQHLLNWCVQIAKGMNYLEERHLVHRDLAARNVLVKTPHHVKITDFGLAKLLNADEKEYHADGGKVPIKWMALESILNRTYTHQSDVWSYGVTVWELMTFGTKPYDGIPASEIAGILEKGERLPQPPICTIDVYMIMVKCWMIDADSRPHFRELIAEFTKMARDPPRYLVIQGDDRMHLPSPTDTKFYRSLISGGDLDYGVDAEEYLVPQHSFFSSPSTSYTPLLHSTSINSSIGTSKTRNGLMNGVPSRDGSTVLRYMPDPTDKFLDQAFLPAPEYMNQNGVSNVINYVYQHSGPPRTLLPTISSDDTESEYLNYFKNGANGPEYLNELPSSTALPLNSNNTAISGQNYRPQNSMDNPDYQQDFTPTFKTHTNGHIPAAENVEYLGPD, encoded by the exons TTTGCCAGGGCTTCAGCAATCGCGTCAATCTTATGGACAATAAAGAGGACCACTACCTGAACATGGTGAAGACCTACAGCAATTGTACTATTGTCCTGGAAAACCTGGAGATTACTCACGTAGATGAGAACCGTGACCTGTCCTTCCTCAAG TCAATTGAAGAAGTGAGTGGCTACGTTCTGATTGCCCTCAACACAGTTTCTAGGATTCCCCTGGAGAATCTGCGCATCATTCGGGGTCACTCCCTCTATGAGGAAAAGTTTGCACTTTCTGTGCTTGccaatattgataaaaatacaGGTCAGGGAACCACTGAGCTTCTTCTGACCAGCCTAACAG AAATTCTCAGAGGAGGTGTAAAGTTTTTGAACAACAAGCTTTGTAATGTAGAAACAATTCAGTGGTTTGATATTGTCAATGCCGATACTAAACCCAGCATGGAACTTCAAGTGGCCGGAAACAACCCACTCT GTAACAAATGCCACTCAAGTTGCTACAATGGTTCATGTTGGGCACCTGGTGCAGAAAACTGTCAGACCC TGACCAAGCTGAACTGTGCACAGCAGTGCTCAAAGAGGTGCAAAGGACCTTCACCAAGCGACTGTTGCAATGAGCATTGTGCAGCAGGATGCACAGGGCCCACAGCCGCTGACTGCCTG gcCTGTCGGGACTTCCAGGATGACGGGGTTTGTAAGGACTCCTGCCCTGGCCTTATGCGCTATGATCCCAACCTACACCAGCTGGTCCCTAACCCCCAAGGAAAGTACAACTTTGGTGCCACCTGCGTGAAAAACTGCCCAC ATAATTATGTTGTGACCGATCATGGTGCGTGTGTGCGGACATGCAGCGGTAACACATATGAAGTGGAAGAAGGAGGTATCAGGAAGTGTGCCAAGTGTAACGGACTGTGCCCAAAAG TGTGTAATGGACTTGGGTATGGAGACCTGACTTACATACTATCTGTCAATGCCACCAACATCGGCTCCTTTAAAAACTGCACTAAAATCACTGGTGACATTACTATCCTTAGAACATCAATTCATGG tgatCCCTATACCAAAACGCCAAAGATGGAGCCAGCTCAGCTGGATGTGTTTAAAACGGTTAAGGAAATTACAG GACACCTGTGGATTCAAGATTGGCCGAAGAGCATGAACTCGCTCTCGCCTTTTGAAAATCTAGAAATCATTCGAGGAAGAACAAAGCG TGGTAGCCGCAGCTTGGTTGTGACACTGCTCGATATCGACTACCTTGGCTTTCGGTCACTAAAGGAGATCAGCGACGGAGACGTGGTCATTATCAAAAATCACAACCTTTGCTACATGGATGACAGCTACTGGAAAAGGTTCTTCAAATCAGGAGGCCAAACTGCAACAGTCAATGAAAATGCAAATGCTACCATTTGTG TCCTGAGGAATAAGACCTGTGACAGGAAGTGTACAGCAGACGGCTGCTGGGGCCTAGGCCCGGACATGTGTTTCGCCTGCCGTGACTACAGCCGCGGCGGGAGTTGTGTTGACTTCTGCAACATCCTGGAGGG CGAGCCACGGGAGGCGGTCATGAATAAAACTTGCATGGAGTGTGACCCTGAGTGTCTACGCATGAACGGGACAGCAACTTGTCAGGCGCCG ggtCCTGGAAACTGTACAAAGTGTGCCAACTTTCAGGATGGACTGTACTGCGTGCCCCGTTGTCCCCAAGGCGTGCCTGGAGAGGGTGACACCTTGGTGTGGAAATACGTAGATGAGAAACGAGTGTGCCAGCTGTGCCACAAGAACTGCACCAAGGG GTGTGTGGGACCAGGTCCCGAAGGTTGCCAAGGTGAAAG GCCTTCAGGTCTCTCCATAATTGCAGCTGGGGTTGTTGGTGGACTGCTGGCAGTTCTGATCGCAGGCCTctctgtctttgtgctcctACGCCGCCGCCACATCAAGAGAAAGAGGACAATGCGCAGACTGCTCCAGGAGAGAGCG CTAGTTGAACCTCTCACTCCAAGTGGACAGGCACCAAACCAAGCTCTGCTGCGGATACTGAAGGAGCCAGAgtttaagaaaattaaagtgCTGGGATCAGGAGCCTTTGGTACAGTTTACAAG GGTCTATGGGTCCCAGAAGGAGAGGATGTGAAGATCCCAGTGGCTATCAAGGTTCTGAGAGAGGCCACATCACCAAAAGCCAATCAAGAGATCTTGGAT GAAGCCTATGTGATGGCCAGTGTGGAACACCCCCATGTGTGCCGTCTGCTGGGTATCTGCCTCACCTCGACGGTTCAACTCATAACCCAGCTGATGCCGTACGGCTGCCTGCTGGACTAcgtcaaagaaaaaaaggacaatatTGGCTCCCAGCACCTGCTCAACTGGTGTGTTCAGATAGCAAAG GGAATGAACTACCTAGAGGAGCGCCACCTAGTGCACCGTGACTTAGCAGCCAGAAACGTTCTGGTCAAGACTCCTCATCATGTCAAGATCACTGACTTTGGGCTGGCCAAACTCCTCAACGCAGATGAGAAAGAATACCATGCAGATGGAGGAAAG gTACCAATAAAATGGATGGCTCTTGAATCAATCCTGAACAGAACTTACACTCATCAGAGCGATGTCTGGAGCTACG GTGTAACCGTCTGGGAACTGATGACGTTCGGGACCAAACCATATGATGGGATACCAGCCAGTGAAATAGCCGGAATCCTGGAGAAAGGAGAGCGCCTCCCTCAACCACCAATCTGTACTATAGATGTCTACATGATCATGGTGAAAT GTTGGATGATTGATGCAGACAGCCGGCCTCATTTTCGAGAACTAATAGCCGAGTTCACGAAGATGGCTCGAGATCCACCCCGCTATCTTGTCATTCAG gGCGATGACCGCATGCATCTGCCGAGTCCAACGGACACCAAATTTTACCGCAGCCTGATCAGTGGGGGGGACCTGGATTATGGTGTAGATGCAGAAGAATACTTGGTGCCACAGCACAGCTTCTTCAGCAGCCCAAGCACCTCCTACACCCCGTTGCTTCACTCCACG agcATTAATAGCAGCATAGGGACCAGCAAAACCAGAAATGGCTTAATG AATGGAGTCCCAAGCAGAGACGGAAGTACGGTTCTCCGATATATGCCTGACCCCACAGACAAATTCCTGGACCAGGCCTTCCTGCCGGCTCCAG aatacATGAACCAGAACGGAGTCTCCAATGTGATAAATTACGTCTACCAACATTCAGGTCCACCTCGCACCCTTCTTCCAACCATCTCTTCAGATGATACAGAGTCAGAGTACCTGAACTACTTTAAGAACGGAGCCAATGGACCTGAATACCTCAATGAGCTCCCATCCTCCACCGCCCTACCCCTCAACTCTAACAACACGGCCATCAGCGGTCAAAACTACAGGCCTCAGAACAGCATGGACAATCCAGACTACCAACAGGATTTCACTCCCACTTTCAAGACACACACAAATGGACACATACCAGCAGCAGAGAACGTAGAGTACCTTGGTCCAGACTGA
- the LOC102236062 gene encoding epidermal growth factor receptor isoform X2, translated as MAARFLRWISLTSLLCFGSCVLAEKKVCQGFSNRVNLMDNKEDHYLNMVKTYSNCTIVLENLEITHVDENRDLSFLKSIEEVSGYVLIALNTVSRIPLENLRIIRGHSLYEEKFALSVLANIDKNTGQGTTELLLTSLTEILRGGVKFLNNKLCNVETIQWFDIVNADTKPSMELQVAGNNPLCNKCHSSCYNGSCWAPGAENCQTLTKLNCAQQCSKRCKGPSPSDCCNEHCAAGCTGPTAADCLACRDFQDDGVCKDSCPGLMRYDPNLHQLVPNPQGKYNFGATCVKNCPHNYVVTDHGACVRTCSGNTYEVEEGGIRKCAKCNGLCPKVCNGLGYGDLTYILSVNATNIGSFKNCTKITGDITILRTSIHGDPYTKTPKMEPAQLDVFKTVKEITGHLWIQDWPKSMNSLSPFENLEIIRGRTKRGSRSLVVTLLDIDYLGFRSLKEISDGDVVIIKNHNLCYMDDSYWKRFFKSGGQTATVNENANATICVLRNKTCDRKCTADGCWGLGPDMCFACRDYSRGGSCVDFCNILEGEPREAVMNKTCMECDPECLRMNGTATCQAPGPGNCTKCANFQDGLYCVPRCPQGVPGEGDTLVWKYVDEKRVCQLCHKNCTKGCVGPGPEGCQGERPSGLSIIAAGVVGGLLAVLIAGLSVFVLLRRRHIKRKRTMRRLLQERALVEPLTPSGQAPNQALLRILKEPEFKKIKVLGSGAFGTVYKGLWVPEGEDVKIPVAIKVLREATSPKANQEILDEAYVMASVEHPHVCRLLGICLTSTVQLITQLMPYGCLLDYVKEKKDNIGSQHLLNWCVQIAKGMNYLEERHLVHRDLAARNVLVKTPHHVKITDFGLAKLLNADEKEYHADGGKVPIKWMALESILNRTYTHQSDVWSYGVTVWELMTFGTKPYDGIPASEIAGILEKGERLPQPPICTIDVYMIMVKCWMIDADSRPHFRELIAEFTKMARDPPRYLVIQGDDRMHLPSPTDTKFYRSLISGGDLDYGVDAEEYLVPQHSFFSSPSTSYTPLLHSTSINSSIGTSKTRNGLMNGVPSRDGSTVLRYMPDPTDKFLDQAFLPAPEYMNQNGVSNVINYVYQHSGPPRTLLPTISSDDTESEYLNYFKNGANGPEYLNELPSSTALPLNSNNTAISGQNYRPQNSMDNPDYQQDFTPTFKTHTNGHIPAAENVEYLGPD; from the exons TTTGCCAGGGCTTCAGCAATCGCGTCAATCTTATGGACAATAAAGAGGACCACTACCTGAACATGGTGAAGACCTACAGCAATTGTACTATTGTCCTGGAAAACCTGGAGATTACTCACGTAGATGAGAACCGTGACCTGTCCTTCCTCAAG TCAATTGAAGAAGTGAGTGGCTACGTTCTGATTGCCCTCAACACAGTTTCTAGGATTCCCCTGGAGAATCTGCGCATCATTCGGGGTCACTCCCTCTATGAGGAAAAGTTTGCACTTTCTGTGCTTGccaatattgataaaaatacaGGTCAGGGAACCACTGAGCTTCTTCTGACCAGCCTAACAG AAATTCTCAGAGGAGGTGTAAAGTTTTTGAACAACAAGCTTTGTAATGTAGAAACAATTCAGTGGTTTGATATTGTCAATGCCGATACTAAACCCAGCATGGAACTTCAAGTGGCCGGAAACAACCCACTCT GTAACAAATGCCACTCAAGTTGCTACAATGGTTCATGTTGGGCACCTGGTGCAGAAAACTGTCAGACCC TGACCAAGCTGAACTGTGCACAGCAGTGCTCAAAGAGGTGCAAAGGACCTTCACCAAGCGACTGTTGCAATGAGCATTGTGCAGCAGGATGCACAGGGCCCACAGCCGCTGACTGCCTG gcCTGTCGGGACTTCCAGGATGACGGGGTTTGTAAGGACTCCTGCCCTGGCCTTATGCGCTATGATCCCAACCTACACCAGCTGGTCCCTAACCCCCAAGGAAAGTACAACTTTGGTGCCACCTGCGTGAAAAACTGCCCAC ATAATTATGTTGTGACCGATCATGGTGCGTGTGTGCGGACATGCAGCGGTAACACATATGAAGTGGAAGAAGGAGGTATCAGGAAGTGTGCCAAGTGTAACGGACTGTGCCCAAAAG TGTGTAATGGACTTGGGTATGGAGACCTGACTTACATACTATCTGTCAATGCCACCAACATCGGCTCCTTTAAAAACTGCACTAAAATCACTGGTGACATTACTATCCTTAGAACATCAATTCATGG tgatCCCTATACCAAAACGCCAAAGATGGAGCCAGCTCAGCTGGATGTGTTTAAAACGGTTAAGGAAATTACAG GACACCTGTGGATTCAAGATTGGCCGAAGAGCATGAACTCGCTCTCGCCTTTTGAAAATCTAGAAATCATTCGAGGAAGAACAAAGCG TGGTAGCCGCAGCTTGGTTGTGACACTGCTCGATATCGACTACCTTGGCTTTCGGTCACTAAAGGAGATCAGCGACGGAGACGTGGTCATTATCAAAAATCACAACCTTTGCTACATGGATGACAGCTACTGGAAAAGGTTCTTCAAATCAGGAGGCCAAACTGCAACAGTCAATGAAAATGCAAATGCTACCATTTGTG TCCTGAGGAATAAGACCTGTGACAGGAAGTGTACAGCAGACGGCTGCTGGGGCCTAGGCCCGGACATGTGTTTCGCCTGCCGTGACTACAGCCGCGGCGGGAGTTGTGTTGACTTCTGCAACATCCTGGAGGG CGAGCCACGGGAGGCGGTCATGAATAAAACTTGCATGGAGTGTGACCCTGAGTGTCTACGCATGAACGGGACAGCAACTTGTCAGGCGCCG ggtCCTGGAAACTGTACAAAGTGTGCCAACTTTCAGGATGGACTGTACTGCGTGCCCCGTTGTCCCCAAGGCGTGCCTGGAGAGGGTGACACCTTGGTGTGGAAATACGTAGATGAGAAACGAGTGTGCCAGCTGTGCCACAAGAACTGCACCAAGGG GTGTGTGGGACCAGGTCCCGAAGGTTGCCAAGGTGAAAG GCCTTCAGGTCTCTCCATAATTGCAGCTGGGGTTGTTGGTGGACTGCTGGCAGTTCTGATCGCAGGCCTctctgtctttgtgctcctACGCCGCCGCCACATCAAGAGAAAGAGGACAATGCGCAGACTGCTCCAGGAGAGAGCG CTAGTTGAACCTCTCACTCCAAGTGGACAGGCACCAAACCAAGCTCTGCTGCGGATACTGAAGGAGCCAGAgtttaagaaaattaaagtgCTGGGATCAGGAGCCTTTGGTACAGTTTACAAG GGTCTATGGGTCCCAGAAGGAGAGGATGTGAAGATCCCAGTGGCTATCAAGGTTCTGAGAGAGGCCACATCACCAAAAGCCAATCAAGAGATCTTGGAT GAAGCCTATGTGATGGCCAGTGTGGAACACCCCCATGTGTGCCGTCTGCTGGGTATCTGCCTCACCTCGACGGTTCAACTCATAACCCAGCTGATGCCGTACGGCTGCCTGCTGGACTAcgtcaaagaaaaaaaggacaatatTGGCTCCCAGCACCTGCTCAACTGGTGTGTTCAGATAGCAAAG GGAATGAACTACCTAGAGGAGCGCCACCTAGTGCACCGTGACTTAGCAGCCAGAAACGTTCTGGTCAAGACTCCTCATCATGTCAAGATCACTGACTTTGGGCTGGCCAAACTCCTCAACGCAGATGAGAAAGAATACCATGCAGATGGAGGAAAG gTACCAATAAAATGGATGGCTCTTGAATCAATCCTGAACAGAACTTACACTCATCAGAGCGATGTCTGGAGCTACG GTGTAACCGTCTGGGAACTGATGACGTTCGGGACCAAACCATATGATGGGATACCAGCCAGTGAAATAGCCGGAATCCTGGAGAAAGGAGAGCGCCTCCCTCAACCACCAATCTGTACTATAGATGTCTACATGATCATGGTGAAAT GTTGGATGATTGATGCAGACAGCCGGCCTCATTTTCGAGAACTAATAGCCGAGTTCACGAAGATGGCTCGAGATCCACCCCGCTATCTTGTCATTCAG gGCGATGACCGCATGCATCTGCCGAGTCCAACGGACACCAAATTTTACCGCAGCCTGATCAGTGGGGGGGACCTGGATTATGGTGTAGATGCAGAAGAATACTTGGTGCCACAGCACAGCTTCTTCAGCAGCCCAAGCACCTCCTACACCCCGTTGCTTCACTCCACG agcATTAATAGCAGCATAGGGACCAGCAAAACCAGAAATGGCTTAATG AATGGAGTCCCAAGCAGAGACGGAAGTACGGTTCTCCGATATATGCCTGACCCCACAGACAAATTCCTGGACCAGGCCTTCCTGCCGGCTCCAG aatacATGAACCAGAACGGAGTCTCCAATGTGATAAATTACGTCTACCAACATTCAGGTCCACCTCGCACCCTTCTTCCAACCATCTCTTCAGATGATACAGAGTCAGAGTACCTGAACTACTTTAAGAACGGAGCCAATGGACCTGAATACCTCAATGAGCTCCCATCCTCCACCGCCCTACCCCTCAACTCTAACAACACGGCCATCAGCGGTCAAAACTACAGGCCTCAGAACAGCATGGACAATCCAGACTACCAACAGGATTTCACTCCCACTTTCAAGACACACACAAATGGACACATACCAGCAGCAGAGAACGTAGAGTACCTTGGTCCAGACTGA